A genomic window from Lycium barbarum isolate Lr01 chromosome 4, ASM1917538v2, whole genome shotgun sequence includes:
- the LOC132635677 gene encoding two-on-two hemoglobin-3 — protein MQSLQEKASEWSGVDQNDAFAIDETNLFEKLGLQTFINLSTNFYNRVYDDEEEWFRSIFSNSSKEDAIRNQYEFFVQRMGGPPLFSQRRGHPALIGRHRPFPVTHKAAERWLQHMQHALDSVTDIDEDSKIKMMNFFRHTAFFLVAGDELKNPNQGVACKHAANKPAAE, from the exons ATGCAATCTTTGCAGGAAAAGGCATCAGAATGGAGTGGAGTTGACCAAAATGATGCATTTGCTATTGATGAAACCAATCTCTTTGAAAAGCTTGGACTTCAGACTTTCATCAATCTTTCTACTAATTTCTATAACAG GGTATATGATGATGAGGAAGAGTGGTTTCGGTCAATTTTCTCTAATTCAAGTAAAGAGGATGCCATTAGGAATCAATATGAGTTCTTTGTACAGAGAATGGGAGGGCCTCCTTTGTTCTCACAGAGGAGAG GTCATCCGGCATTGATTGGACGCCACCGCCCATTTCCAGTCACACATAAGGCTGCAGAGAGATGGTTACAACATATGCAACATGCACTAGACAGTGTTACAGACATTGATGAAGATTCCAAAATTAAAATGATGAACTTTTTCAG GCACACTGCATTCTTTCTGGTAGCTGGAGATGAGTTAAAGAATCCAAACCAGGGTGTTGCATGTAAGCATGCTGCCAATAAGCCAGCTGCAGAATAA